ATTGTTTACTAGAGGTCCGATCCCACTAATGTGACTGGGAAGTCTGAGCTCTAACGCAGTTGGCGAGTATGGAGACATATTTGTTGATAAATGAGAAGCTCTGATAAATACGGGATCCGATCAAATCTCATCGAGATAAGGCAAGAGTCTTAACCGTCATCAAGAGTCCTAGCTGTTGTGGTTAGTTAGTCCTACTGCATGGTTTTTTTTTATCTTAGGTTGAGTCTTATCTTAACAACAATTCTACTTATATTGGGTAACTAACTTCTACTGCCTCTATAAAATCAGGTATTGGTTACGATTTTACTCACTGACATTCTCTTGCTCACTTAGCACTACTATATCTCACTTTTAAGTTTGCTCTCCggactgacttaagcatcggagggATCATGCCGGAAAACTCTCCGACGTCTCCTAACCCTCATTTTGTATGTACAGAACCCATAGCACCGATCTGATCCAGTTAGCGGCGAAAATTTGAAGACCCACTCTCGAGATCAAACTCAATGAAAAATTTTGGTATCATCACCCTGCTTTCAAAAACAGCTTACAATTCTAACATATAGAAAGTGCGTCATTGGACAAAGGAAGAGAATTAGGATGGATTTTCTGCTTCTGCTGAATATCATTGCCCATAGCTAGGGATTTTGAGACATGAAATATGGGGAGGGTTCCCACGTGGGAATATGGATGGTGTGGTGCCACTACttttttttgtaatattattATCAAAATCTCTTTTATAATTATCTTGAATTACTTACGTTTTATATGAATCAATTCATGCAGATTACATTTTCATCGAATTAGTGCACTGGAAGCATTTTTCATAGAATTTAATGgattaaacaaaaaataaaatcattttatttaataagTCTTTTGTAAGACAGATCTACCATATCcatatatttacaataataagtattacttttgacataaaaagtaatttttttcatgagtaacttaaataagagatttgtttcacaaaattgactcgtgaggCCGTGTCACATAAGTTTtgtgtttattttattataatgatATTCTGACCAACACAAGctatttcaaattctcaaccacATGAATGATTTCAATCACCAATTACCACCATACCTACCAACACAAATCAACCAGTCCTAGAAAAACATGTACATATATTAAACTTTGGTGTGACAACCACCTTTGGATTCCCATCGTGAGagtggtccaataaatctcaaatGCAGCAAGCATACTGTTAGTCCGCCCCGTTCCAGCAACAGCTTCACCACCATACTAGGAGAAAGGAAGTTAGGGTGAAAATGAATGGTATTCACAGTTCCCTCTAGAATTCAATATTCAATATAGCTTCACCACTATACTATACTACACTATGTACAATAACAAACATCAGGAGCACGATTTTATTAGGCCTAGATTGTACAGGAACTTTTCTGATCTAGAGCGGAACAAACTACCTAAAGAGAATCGCGGGTTCTGCTGCTGTGGCGGTGAAGTTGAGTGCGTGTCATCCTTTACACGAAGTATAGTGAGCCCTATTTCTTTTCGAATAGCTTCAATTGTTTCGCTTTTCACCGGATCGCCTGATGCATCTGTCACGTAGAAAGCATTTAGTGCCTGCGATTCCCTCGTCATCACCTCTGCTTGGGTAACAGACAGACCATTCTCTCGAAATATACGAGTAACATCAGATAGCAGACCAATCCTGTCCTCGCTACATAATTCAAGCCTTACACCCTGAGAAAACAAGAAATGTGTAAGGAAGACAAGAGATGAAACTTGAAGGGAACTCGTGCGGTTGAGGTACCTCGGATGCTCTCCTCCTTATCCCTGCTTCCAAGCAATGAATAACACGTTGTCTCTCTGCTTCTGAGCTAATGGGACGCCCGTCCATATGCCTGATGTAATATTCCTAGCAAAGAAAGAACACGAAGACAGATGATAACAGTTAAATTGATGTTGCTTATGCGGTAATTTTCAAGAAACTGATAGTAAATTAAATGGTTTCCTAGTGCTAAGATTTTGAAATCGAGTTTTAAACAAGAATTGGACTGAATCCGAGAATACCTGTTGAGCTTCTGGTCCTTCAGCAATAATTGTACCATGAAATACGACATACTGCATATCTGTTAGGGTGCATACAGTATCAAACAGCAGCTTAGGCCGGTCCCGACAGATCAAATTCACGACAGTGTATCCCTTCTCCAAGCAGTTCTCCACCGTCACAAGAGGTCTCACCACCTCAGGAGTCGCACCATTCCCCTCATGACTGTCATAATCTCGATCGGCATACATCATTTGGTGCAGTCTTCTCTGCGTATGCGTAGAACCGACAGAAACCACAGTATTAGCACTTCGCTTATCCCTGTCTCCTTTCAGAACAGAAAGTAGAAGCTGTTTAATATTTGCAAGTCGATCAGGGTCATCTATGGCCAATCCATTTGCTTCATCGGTTATGTAAACTACCGATGCCATTCTTGAATTATGTGTCCATACTTCAGCAGCAACTATATTGCACTTGAGATCAGTAAGAACAGCGAAAATCTCGGAGAGCAGTCCGGGTCTGTCTCGGCCTGAAAGCTCTATAGTTGTATGCTCTGCGGTGGGTTGCACACCAACAGATCTTGTCAAGGAACGGAGGCTCTTTCCTTTTGTAACAAGTGACTGAAATACAAGTACACCATAAATGTTTAAACTCTAATGTAGTTCGACAAAGATATATAGTGTGATACAAATAGTCAgatcaaaaacataaaatggtCAGCAATACGCTGATATCTAAATGGGCTAGTATTTCTTGAAGGCCATCAACTACGGAAGGAACACCCGTTTGTAGAAAAAAGCCTAAATCAGAAACAGATCACGCTCTCTTCGTCTATTTCCATCTTACCCTCCTTGAAAGTTAAGAGCGTATATGTTTGTTTCCCTTTTGGTCCAGAGGCAGAAGAGAAATATAAAATCCGAATTTAAGCAAATAAACAAATGAACAACAAAAATCAATTCCCAGTGACAACACAACTAATACCCATGGACAAAAATAGCCACCAATTAAGCAATGGATCCTTTCCTAACAGTGAACATGAAAGCCAAAGTTAGAGATTTAACATCTTGCAGGCATTTAATAGTTAGATAGATTCTCGACAGACTGCCAAATAATACCTGCTGGATTCGTTCTGAGATGATGTCCTCGAAGACTTTATTTCCATGCTCATCGGTAACATGGAAAACTGCATACCACAGTTAAACACAAGAGAATTTAATCAAGTCTGAAAGAATTTCAACAGAATCAAATCCGATGAGcctaagaaaaagaaaaaaattcaagcCACCATCCATAAACCATTCCCCATCTGAAGAAATGTAAGCCCTTCTTATTACAAGGTTCAGATCGATAAGAACTTGCGCCACCTCTAACAAACTCCCTCTCTTATTTGCACTGTCAACCTGAAAAATTCAGCATTAAACTAATGTTCTTAAACAGATCATGCATACAATTATTTTCTTGATTCAATCCAGTGGAAGACATCTAaagatattaaattattttttttccaaaaattatgaatttcgTTATTTACATGCATGAATCGCGTCTCTGGGTCTCTGTCCTGATTCAATggaattaaaattggaaaaattaaCATATCTCAGAAAAAATTATCATACCTTGATCAAAGTTGCTTTCTTGTTTGATGCATTGTCAACAGTAACCCTACAGAATTCCATATGAAGAATTATAAGATTCGCGCATCAAACCTTTTTCGTAATCTCAACAAAAATTAAATTGAAGCTACAAAGCTTGATATTGGCACATGTATAAAACACAAAAGCATCTCGGTCAAATCCCAGGAACCCAAAATTCAAACGCAATTCGCAGGGTAACCAACCTTGGCGGGTTCATTCTAAGAACAAGCTTTTCATACGCATCATCAACGGCGAGAGATGAAGACCAGTAATCCATTTTCAAGAAATAATTTTGACACAAAAACAGAGCTATAATTCGGACAGAAAACAAGAAAAGATCCGGGTTTCTACTTTGtgtgataaaaattttctggtGGGTTACGATCAGAGTAAGGAGCTGAGTGGTGATAGAAAAAGGTTGAATTAATCTGGTAGGTGCTTTcgttataatatatatatatatatatatatgaaagtgGCTCCTGTACTGTACCAAGAGTTTTTTGTTTTCGGAGgaattcttctttcttttcttttttttaaggacttcttcttctttttaagagaaaaatgaaatgatAATTCACGTTTATATTTATCAAAAGCCTCTTGAATTAACTATATCGGATCATTATTATTAGATTACAAAAAATTAAGAAGGAATAtttgataataataaattatgcatgTCCAAAATGAAGCTAGTTGGTCAACGCCACTCACCCAAAAGTCAAACCAAAATCATTTgccccacacacacacacacacacatatatatatatatataatattccaTTTATCAAAAATATACTATGAAAATCGGCACACCTTTTCAGCCTCATCTATCTAGTAACACATGGACATTGGAATCTCATCTTTTTGTTTGCtcgtttattatttattttattatcgaAGTAAGAATCGAATTCAATCTTCTTATTCAAAATATATACTCCCGTTATCTTGGGAAAATTAATCTCATATTTGCACATATTAAAATACTTTGGACAGATGATCCTGAACCAATTTTTTTAATGGAATCAAATCAAACccatcaaaaatataattgtgTATCAAATACACAATGAAAATGGGTGAGATAATTAACTAAGCTTGGAAGCGAAATCATTCTGATGGTTAAGTCAATAAATTATTTGGGAGAAAAGGTATTGAAATTGTATGTAAATAGCGTATGAAATAAGTATAAAAGATATACGAAAGACatacattaataaaaattatatgctCTTTATTTATATGTAGAGTCCTAGTAAATATGAATTTTTGTAATCTATGACAACTACGATTTGTCCACGTCCATGTAAAATTTTGTAATATATCTGATGTGATCCAGGTGAAATGAGTGAGCCGGGTCGGATGCTCCAccggatcaaatcaataatttatagtgtTGTTTAGGAAAATGAGCAAAGTAGATGACTTCGATCGTGACCTGCACACAATgaaaggaactcgtgaatgggcgccggaggggtgtccggcgtggccactccgatgcttaagtcagcaggtgaagatgataACCAGTGTAGCTTAAATAAAAGTAAAGGCTACTGATGTAAATATGTGTGTTAACATGTGTTGGTGAATGAATCATTCTCCAGAACtagagaagaagaggaagccaaagtctctcaaatgaattacatacctgctatttataggaagaAAAATCAAGGATTACCTCGATTTGCGCGTACACCTACCACTCATAGCCTTTGATGTTGACTTTCTGTCAAGCCACCCTACCTCTGATAGCTTCTCTGACACGCCAAACCTTCTGTAGTTCTGACAGATAAGACTGCCTATACCGATACACTTGAGTATGGTGCGCTTCTTGAGGTAGCCCGAgtagaaagttcccgggagcttgcatgagagcccgggctatGATGATGGCCCGGGAAGAAATGGAATGCCCGGGAAGCTGGCTATGATCTGGGCTTCCCAATTAATAAACCGGGTTAAAgactccccggcccaaggctccgcaccttggttattcataagtccagggcactacaccctggctcggggctccgcacctcgaccactcccaagtcccgggacatgctccccggcccaaggctccgcaccttggttattcataagcccagggcactacaccctggctcggggctccgcacctcgatcactcccaagtcccgggacatgctccccggcccaaggctccgcaccttggttattcataagcccagggcactacaccctgcctcggggctccgcacctcgaccactcccaagtcccgggacatgctccccggcccaaggctccgcaccttggttattcaaaagcccagggcactacaccctggctcggggcaccgcacctcgaccactcccaagtcccgggacatgctccccggcccaaggctacGCACCTtattattcataagcccagggcactacaccctggctcggggctccgcacctcgaccactcccaagtcccgggacatgctccccggcccaaggctccgcaccttggttattcataaggccagggcactacaccctggctcggggctccgcacctcgaccactcccaagtcccgggacatgctccccggcccaaggctccgcaccttggttattcataagcccagggcactacaccctggctcggggctccgcacctcgaccactcccaagtcccgggacatgctccccggcccaaggctccgcaccttggttattcataagcccagggcactacaccctggctcggggctccgcacctcgaccattctcaagtcccgggacatgctccccggcccaaggctccgcaccttggttattcaaaagcccagggcactacaccctggctcggggctccgtacctcgaccactcccaagtcccgggacatgctccccggcccaaggctccgcaccttggttattcataagcccagggcactacaccctggctcggggctctgcacctcgaccactcccaagtcccgggacatgctccccggcccaaggctccgcaccttggttattcataagcacagggcactacaccttggctcggggctccgcacctcgaccactcccaagtcccgggacatgctccccggcccaagtctccgcaccttggttattcataagcccagggcactacaccctggctcggggctccgcacctcgaccactcccaagtcccgggacatgctccccggcccaaggctccgggAAGCTGAGAGGAAAATTTGCAAGAGCTTCGCcgcaaatttgaatttgaaattaatttttgaaaatgaggagGGCTAATATATATGGGCGATGGGAGATCTCTGTCGCTAATCTAGATACACGTGGACGATCAAAATGTCCCTCGTAAATTGTACCGGGCATATGAAAGGACGTGCACGAATGTCAATATGTCAGACTTATCGGATCCTCGGAATATGAAACGATTTTCGGCGGCATAAATGCTAAAGCATGGGTAATAATGACACTCTTTGGACTACACGATAATACTAAAGACACTATATTCAAagcccgggagatatgaggccccgacaccaTTTATTAAGCCCATGAAAAATAAGGTCCCGGCGCCTCATTCAAAACCCGGGTTGTATCAGGCCCCGGTACCCCATTTCATCTATGGAACATTTGAAGCATCCGATGCTCTTACACTCTAAATTATGTTTCAACAAAAGTACAAAgtatgactgatcgggacagcgagtcaagctctagcccgactattttagggatgggtggtgatacccccataaggatcCGGGTCGTCTTTAACCCGGTTTATTAATTGGGAAGCCCAGATCATAACCAGCTTCCCGGGCATTCCATTTCTTCCCGGGCCATCATCatagcccgggctctcatgcaagctcccgggaactttctacTCGGGCTACCTCGAGAAGCGCACCATACTCAAGTGTATCGATATAGGCAGTCTTATCCGTCAGAACTACAGAGGGTTTGGCGTGTCAGAGAAGCTATCAGAGGTAGGGTGGCTTGACAGGAAGTCaagaatgggcgccggaggggtgtccggcgtggccactccgatgcttaagtcagcaggtgaagatgataACCAGTGTAGCTTAAATAAAAGTAAAGGCTACTGGTGTAAATATGTGTGTTAACATGTGTTGGTGAATGAATCATTCTCCAGAACtagagaagaagaggaagccCAAGTCCTTCAAATGAAttacatacctgctatttataggatgGAAAATCAAGGATTACCTCGATTTGCGCGTACACCTACCACTCACAGCCTTTGATGTTGACTTCCTGTCAAGCCACCCTACCTCTGATAGCTTCTCTGACACGCCAAACCCTCTGTAGTTCCGACAGATAAGACTGCTCATACCGATACACTTGAGTATGGTGTGCTTCTCGAGGTAGCCCGAGTAGAaagctcccgggaactttctacTCGGGCTACCTCGAGAAGCGCACCATACTGGAGTGTATCGGTATGAGCATTCTTATCTGTCAGAAATACAGGGGTTTGGCGTGTCAGAGAAGCTATCAGAGGTAGGGTGGCTTGACAGGAAGTCAACATCAAAGGCTATGAGTGGTAGGTGTACGCGCAAATCGAGGTAATTCTTGATTTTccttactataaatagcaggtatgtaaTTCATTTGAAGGACTTAggcttcctcttcttctctaGTTCTGGAGAATGATTCATTCACCAACACATGTTAACACACATATTTACACCAGTAGCCTTTACTTTTATTTAAGCTACACTGGTtatcatcttcacctgctgacttaagcatcggagtggccacgccggacacccctccggcgcccattcacgagttccttttATTGTGTGCAGGTCATGATCGAAGTCATCTACTTTGCTCATTTTCCTAAACAacactataaattattgatttggtccgttggagccccgtacccggctcacccattttaACGGGATCACATCAATATCTAAAATATAATCGATCATATCATCGTCCTCCAATTCACTGAGGCCTTCAATGGCATCCGGAAGAGAGGTCTCCTCTCATATGCATCCGGTATCTCCTACACAATATGTTCCACATCGAGACAGTTTTTGAGATGTTGTGTTTACTCTTACTCAATACTTAAAGTTTCACCATGATGATTTGTAGCGATGAGTAGAAATTCTGCAAGTACCTTGATTTATACAGAAGATTAAGATTACTGCGGTCCAATCTCATTCCTAATCCAGGCACTTTGCAATCTATCTTCAGATAAATTGCTTCATCAGGCTGAACGCAGATCACAAGCTCATTTGTAGCACGATCAAGATCAGTACCAAAGTTTCGGTTATAATTATAACCAGGAACATGTCTAAATTAAATTGTATCAGCCCTGAAAACTTTTACAAAACTGGCACTTAGAAAAGAAGTTTGCGAAAGttaaagaaaggaaaaaaaaagaaaaaattcatgttcGTCGATTTCTAAAGTTAGCTTATGTAAAGCCTTTCCAGCTTTCATTAGAAAAGGATCTCCGTCACATCTTGCATTATCTATGAAAAGTGCTCCTTCGGCAAAAGTTGGGGTAAACTGtctttgggtacagttttgtcATCCGTATATCCTGGATATAAGACACCTATGACCATATCATCGACACGTAAAGTTCTCGTCGAGCGTAAAACTTTCACATGTTATCCATCAAGAATTCATTATTATGTAAGAAAAACGTGACACATAGCGTGTACAAATTGAAATTGGCGACGGCCAAGAAAATTAAGTTACGTACACGAATCTTCTTTTGAAATTCATGCTCCCAAATTTTCTCTTTGATGGTATGagatgcctataaatagcaacgattgaggtccctaagcacaTACATCTCATAAGAAATATACACCATCTACGGAGAATGTGAAGTGCTTAGAAGGCTTCAACCATAAGGAACTCAGAGAAatcaaaaattttcaatggccggaggtaattctcgatccgcttccgcatattatatatcatgtttatatacgtgcaaaacatgatttttgagaaaaatttctaacatttgatatcagagtcaGTGATACCTCTACCTTGAAAatttgttttctgaaaaatacgcgatatcataaaatttctttTGAAGTTTTTGTATATGAAACTTACCTGGAATTTGTTCTCGGCTGCATCTTGAAGATGAAAATATTACGTTTTCtgatttctgaaaattttttgagaaaataaattttcagaCGAAGGTAAAATTTTATTCCTGAGAGAATGAAGATGATCGATATAATGAAGATGCCTTTGTGATTGAATCATTATAAAATGCATGCGTGATTGAACCGTTATTAAATGCCTTTGTGATTGAATCCAACATGCCACGTGAAGTCATCAGAAAAATTAAATGCAtgcaaattttatattattttaatttttttaaaaaaaattaaattaaatgtggGACCcacgaaaattgaaaaaattgtcaattctcggtaatgttttttaattattattattattattttaataataataattaataaataaataatgaataATGTGTTATTAGGTTATATGTTTAATTCGGTATACATATAACCtttggttaaataatttgtacacattaaaataatttgaagttCGATGCAATTTTCAATacattttaagaaattatttttgcatgttagatattgtgtcaaatattatggatatttatttgataTGGACctgcaaatttaatattatatttgcatttattttgaagttttttttttaaatgcaaattgtattgaaaatttttttttggtaaatcAAAATTCACATTATGTTcgtattaaattatattgagttgtttataatttgaaatgaacatatcaagtaagatgtgaatataaaattttaaaatatttcagatgttcacaaatgaacaaataattctcactttatcactactctgataaaagagaaaaactgatgaggaTCCCACATTTCCACGTAAATgtgatcctcactttatcactactctgattgaagagaaaaactgatgggaaacatatttgttcatattaagtaaaaatgtgaatataaagttatttaatgaaaaattttggcttataaatattcacataaatgtggataattaagttgaataataattataaggtgacgTAAGAAAACATGATCCGATGGAGTTCTTCATAGATCGGTTTAAATTGCCTTGACTAGCCACTGGTCTCCCTGCGGAATGTTGCTCTGTCTAGGAGTCAGGTATTTAAAGGGCCTTAGCCCTACCTATCTTTCCTGTGAGCACTCTTGGAAAGTGTTGATTgcgaaataattattatataaagcattaaataaagccaaaattttgtcCGGTGAAcggtataattttaaataattgagaaaTAGCCACAGcatccttaattatgaaaaattatacattaagaggatttggatcacataatggacaacaattgtaattaattatatagaCATAATAAATTTTTCCCTACagggatttttattatatttatataactaattaggttaaaatatcaaattatatttttcttaatttacccacaggagttaaggaaaatacattttgatagttttatcataaagttacagaaaaatcttattgaattaaaattttagctcata
This window of the Primulina tabacum isolate GXHZ01 chromosome 4, ASM2559414v2, whole genome shotgun sequence genome carries:
- the LOC142542119 gene encoding ACT domain-containing protein ACR4-like, with the translated sequence MDYWSSSLAVDDAYEKLVLRMNPPRVTVDNASNKKATLIKVDSANKRGSLLEVAQVLIDLNLVIRRAYISSDGEWFMDVFHVTDEHGNKVFEDIISERIQQSLVTKGKSLRSLTRSVGVQPTAEHTTIELSGRDRPGLLSEIFAVLTDLKCNIVAAEVWTHNSRMASVVYITDEANGLAIDDPDRLANIKQLLLSVLKGDRDKRSANTVVSVGSTHTQRRLHQMMYADRDYDSHEGNGATPEVVRPLVTVENCLEKGYTVVNLICRDRPKLLFDTVCTLTDMQYVVFHGTIIAEGPEAQQEYYIRHMDGRPISSEAERQRVIHCLEAGIRRRASEGVRLELCSEDRIGLLSDVTRIFRENGLSVTQAEVMTRESQALNAFYVTDASGDPVKSETIEAIRKEIGLTILRVKDDTHSTSPPQQQNPRFSLGSLFRSRSEKFLYNLGLIKSCS